One region of Microaerobacter geothermalis genomic DNA includes:
- the rlmD gene encoding 23S rRNA (uracil(1939)-C(5))-methyltransferase RlmD: MKKNASFKIGQMLSLPINRLGINGEGIGYYQKQVVFVQGALPGERVKVKITNVKPTYAIAKLLHIEKKSAHRITPACSVYEQCGGCQLQHVQYEEQLRFKRELVVQSFQRYTKIPKIDVKPTIGMKNPWGYRNKAQLQVGMDGGEIMTGLYSPGSHRLVDISGCPIQDPKINEMIRVARGVMKDLGIPIYQEKGHRGVIRTIVARIGMETGEGQITFVTRTKKFPKSDLLIARLREKIPYLKSIHQNINDKRSSIIFGEETILLWGREKIKEQLGNVDFSLSPRAFFQLNPEQTIKLYEVVKEAAQLTGGEKVVDAYCGVGTIGLWLAPLAKEVRGMDVIPESIDDARRNATTCGFSHANFYVGKAEILLPQWVKEGWKPDVIVVDPPRTGCDEKLLKTIIQVKPKHFVYVSCNPSTLAKDCRIFHEGGFDIEWVQPVDMFPQTAHVECVVLMQNVKNK; the protein is encoded by the coding sequence ATGAAGAAAAATGCTTCTTTTAAAATCGGGCAAATGTTGTCTTTACCCATTAATCGCTTAGGTATTAATGGAGAGGGAATTGGATATTACCAGAAACAAGTAGTTTTTGTTCAAGGGGCTTTGCCTGGTGAAAGGGTTAAAGTGAAAATTACAAATGTAAAGCCTACCTATGCCATCGCCAAACTCCTTCACATTGAAAAAAAATCGGCCCACCGAATCACTCCAGCATGTTCGGTATATGAGCAATGCGGCGGATGCCAGCTTCAGCATGTCCAGTATGAAGAACAGCTTCGTTTTAAGAGGGAGTTGGTTGTCCAGTCATTCCAAAGGTATACTAAAATACCGAAAATTGATGTAAAACCAACCATCGGAATGAAGAATCCTTGGGGTTACCGCAATAAAGCACAGCTTCAGGTAGGGATGGATGGTGGGGAAATCATGACTGGTCTATATTCCCCGGGCAGCCATCGGTTGGTGGATATATCCGGGTGTCCCATTCAAGATCCAAAAATCAATGAAATGATACGAGTGGCAAGGGGCGTAATGAAAGACTTGGGAATTCCTATCTATCAGGAAAAGGGTCATAGGGGAGTAATTCGTACCATTGTTGCCAGGATCGGAATGGAAACAGGTGAAGGTCAAATTACGTTTGTCACCAGAACAAAAAAATTTCCAAAATCAGACCTATTGATAGCCAGGCTTCGCGAAAAAATCCCCTATCTAAAGAGTATTCATCAAAATATTAATGACAAGAGAAGTTCCATCATTTTTGGGGAAGAAACCATCCTTTTATGGGGACGGGAAAAGATAAAAGAACAATTGGGAAATGTTGATTTTTCCCTGTCACCCAGAGCTTTTTTTCAATTAAATCCTGAACAGACCATCAAGTTGTATGAAGTGGTGAAGGAGGCTGCCCAGCTTACGGGGGGAGAGAAGGTGGTGGATGCCTATTGCGGGGTGGGTACTATCGGATTATGGCTGGCACCATTGGCCAAAGAAGTCCGGGGAATGGATGTGATTCCCGAATCCATTGATGATGCCAGAAGAAATGCCACGACCTGCGGTTTTTCCCATGCCAATTTCTATGTAGGAAAGGCAGAAATCTTGCTTCCTCAATGGGTGAAAGAAGGATGGAAGCCCGACGTGATTGTGGTGGATCCCCCCAGAACCGGTTGTGACGAAAAACTGCTAAAAACCATCATTCAGGTGAAACCCAAACATTTTGTCTATGTATCCTGCAACCCTTCTACATTGGCAAAGGATTGCCGGATTTTTCATGAAGGCGGATTTGACATAGAATGGGTACAGCCGGTGGATATGTTTCCTCAAACCGCTCATGTGGAGTGCGTAGTATTGATGCAGAATGTAAAAAATAAATAA
- the ltrA gene encoding group II intron reverse transcriptase/maturase, whose product MKAEYLGDKGCLQRDSAEREEHAGARSIDNRETEETDGADLLERILDRDNLNRAYERVKANKGAPGIDGMTVEGALGWLREHREELLESIRNGEYKPQPVRRKEIPKPDGGVRKLGIPTVVDRIIQQAIAQQLTPIFEPLFSDNSFGYRPEKSAQMAIQKVKEYAEQGYKHAVLIDLSKYFDTLNHELLMNMVREQVHDKRVTELIKKYLKSGVMENGLLVKTEEGSPQGGPLSPLLANIYLNKFDQEMGGRGVPVIRYADDIVILAKSERAAERLLESGRKYLEGKLKLKVNAGKSKVVSVVAIRNFKFLGFALGRGKNGYYIRAHAKSLKKAKQKLKELTSRSQGRNVRVVMQNVKVYIRGWLGYFGIASMKSTMEEWDGWLRRRLRMYIWKQWKKPKTRVKNLMKLGMPNWQAYRNGNTRKGYWAIAGSGILTHTITNKRLAQVGYYSILDRYESLHLCD is encoded by the coding sequence TTGAAAGCAGAATATCTTGGAGACAAGGGCTGCCTGCAAAGGGATAGCGCGGAACGTGAAGAGCATGCAGGAGCGCGGAGCATTGACAATCGGGAAACCGAAGAGACGGACGGTGCAGACCTGCTTGAAAGGATACTGGACAGGGATAACCTGAACAGGGCCTACGAGCGCGTGAAGGCCAACAAGGGAGCGCCTGGAATCGACGGCATGACAGTCGAGGGTGCGCTTGGTTGGTTAAGAGAACACAGGGAAGAACTTTTGGAAAGCATCCGAAACGGCGAATACAAGCCACAGCCGGTGCGCCGGAAGGAAATCCCGAAGCCGGATGGCGGTGTGCGAAAGCTGGGAATCCCGACTGTCGTAGATCGAATCATCCAGCAGGCAATTGCTCAGCAATTAACTCCAATCTTTGAACCGCTTTTCTCGGATAACAGCTTTGGCTACCGTCCGGAAAAGAGTGCGCAAATGGCAATTCAGAAAGTGAAGGAGTATGCGGAACAGGGCTACAAGCACGCGGTACTGATCGACCTGTCCAAATATTTTGACACGCTGAACCACGAACTGCTCATGAACATGGTACGGGAACAAGTCCATGACAAGCGCGTAACAGAACTTATTAAGAAGTATCTGAAAAGCGGTGTCATGGAAAACGGTTTGCTTGTGAAAACGGAAGAAGGCTCGCCGCAAGGTGGCCCACTCAGCCCACTGCTTGCCAACATCTATCTGAATAAATTTGATCAGGAGATGGGCGGCAGAGGCGTTCCGGTAATACGCTACGCAGATGACATTGTGATACTGGCCAAAAGCGAGCGAGCGGCAGAACGACTGCTTGAATCCGGCAGGAAATATCTTGAGGGGAAACTAAAACTCAAGGTAAACGCGGGGAAAAGCAAGGTCGTGAGCGTGGTGGCAATCCGAAATTTTAAGTTTCTGGGATTTGCGTTGGGAAGGGGCAAGAACGGCTATTACATTCGAGCCCATGCAAAGTCCCTGAAGAAAGCAAAGCAGAAGCTGAAAGAACTGACTTCCCGCAGTCAGGGCAGAAACGTCCGTGTGGTAATGCAGAACGTAAAGGTCTACATCCGCGGATGGCTAGGCTACTTCGGAATTGCGAGCATGAAGAGCACGATGGAAGAATGGGATGGATGGTTGCGCCGCCGTCTTCGGATGTACATCTGGAAACAGTGGAAGAAGCCTAAAACGCGCGTGAAGAACCTGATGAAGCTAGGCATGCCGAACTGGCAGGCCTACCGAAACGGGAACACGCGCAAAGGATACTGGGCGATTGCTGGAAGCGGTATTCTCACACACACGATTACAAACAAAAGACTCGCACAGGTTGGATACTACAGCATCCTTGACCGGTACGAGTCCCTGCACTTATGCGATTGA